From Pleurocapsa sp. PCC 7319:
CTGTATTTTGTAGTTGTATGTAAGATTAAGCATTTCGACCAAGATGCTATATTGTTTAGTCATTTTACAATATACTTGTCCGTTTTGTAAAACAAAGTAAGATTAACTTACAACTAACCCGTGATTCATCCCTGCGCGGGACGCGAGGGTCTTCTCACGTAGAATGATAAAAGAGACAATATGCACAAGGCTAATTCACACCAAGGTATTAATTACATTTCTCGATATAGATATTATTGGCAACTAAACAAATGTCCCAAATTTATTGGACTCAACTGCACTCCAGATTACATCAAACCTTACGCCAGCGATCGCTTTTACCGAAAAAAGCCAGAGTTTTAATTGCGGTATCTGGTGGACAAGACTCTCTATGTTTGGGGAAGTTATTACTCGATCTGCGTTCTAAGTGGGATTGGCAACTGGCGATCGCCCATTGCGATCATCAATGGTCCACGGATATGGGAATTGCCGCCAGAGTCAGTGAAGTGGCAGAAACTTGGCAACTGCCTTTTTTTCTCAAAATCGCTAATGTAGTTAGAGAAACAGAAGCAGCAGCCAGAAAATGGCGTTATCAGGCTTTAATCGAAATTGCTGAGGAAAAAGACTTTCAATATATTGTTACAGGACATACCAAAAGTGATCGTGCAGAAACTCTGTTATATAATCTCATTCGAGGTGCTGGAGCAGATGGATTAGCTGCTTTAGACTGGAAACGTCCCTTAACTAAAAAAATCAAGTTAGTGCGTCCAATTCTAAATGTATACCGTCGTGAAACTTTAGAATTTTGCCATCAGTTCGACTTACCCATCTGGTTTGATGTAGTAAACGAAAATCATAAATATGCTCGTAATCGGATTCGCCAAAATTTGATTCCCTATCTGCAAAATAACTTTAATCCTCAGGTCGAAAACTCTTTAGCCCAAACAGCAGAAATATTAAGGGCAGATGTGGAATATTTAGAAGCTACGGCCCAGCAATTGTTACAAAAGGTGCGAGTAGACAAAAGCGATCGATTAAATCGCTTAGAGTTAAGTAAATCTCCTCTAGCTATCCAACGTCGGGTAATTCGTCAGTTTCTGCCGCTTGTAATTTCCCAACAACCCAATTTTGAGCAAATAGAGGCAGTAGTAAACTTAATTCCCGCACCCAACAAAAGCCGTACCTCTACTTTGCCAGGAGGAGCGATCGCTGAAGTAGCTGGAGAATGGATTATGTTTACTAATGGACATTGACATCTTCCCATTAAGCCACCTGAAATATACTTGTTATACCCATTTTGTAAATTACTGGTCTAAATTGGTATCAATACAACACAATTATCATTTTCGCACGCAATATCTTCATGACTACTTTACCGATAATTACTCAACCCATTGATGATCTAGTCGTCTCGGAGAATGGAGCGAATACTACAATTGATTTATTCCAACATTTTGACGATCCCCAGACAACTGGTCAAATAGCACGTTTTGAACTTGCTGATAGTTCTCTGGGAGGGGGAGTAACTAATGTCTTGTTATTCGACCAAGCTGGTGCAGGTGCCCCGGCAACAGTAGCCAACTTCCTCAATTATGTTAATGACGGTGATTATGTAAACTCAATTATTCATCGGTCAATTCCCGGCTTTGTGGTTCAAGGAGGAGGATTTACATTCGAGGAATTGATTGTAGAATCAATTTCCGCCGATCCACCTGTAGTTAATGAATTTAGTGCGGATAGATCTAACCTCAGAGGTACGATCGCCATGGCCAAGTTAGGCGAAGATCCTAACAGTGCTACGAACCAGTGGTTTTTTAACTTAGCTGACAATTCAGCTAACCTTGATAGCCAGAATGGTGGATTTACAGTTTTCGGTGAATTACTCAGTGAAGAAGATCTCGCTCCCCTAGATGCGATCGCTAATTTACCTGTATATAATGCTAGCAATGTTCAGCCTGCTTTCACTGACTTACCTTTGATTGTTGAAGATCCTACTAATCCAATTGTAAATAATGATGATAATCTGGTTCGCTACAGTGATATTTCGGTAATACAACTAGATGAGCTGGAGTTTGAAATCCTGAGTAACTCTAATCCCGATTTAGTTAATGTAACCATCAACGAAGGAGAACTTGTACTTGATTATGCTCCTAATCAAAGCGGTACAGCAGAGATTACACTCCAGGCTACCGATCTACTTGGTGATGCGGTAGAAGATACATTTTTGGTAACAGTTGAAGAGATTATTTAATAATTTAAAATTAGCATGGGAGCTTTTTCAGAGCAGAAAGTGCATGAAGTTGAACTTTACGATCTTCATCCTGTGCTAGTTGTGCTAAAGTCTGTTGAGCACATTGGCAGCCTAATTCCCCTAAGGATGTAGCTATTGCTTGCCTGATTTGAGGTGGGAATACTTGATGGTTTTTATCTTGCCAAAAATTTATTAACACTTGAGTCGCTTGGTGCTTTAATTTTTGGGAATTAATTCTACCTAAAACAGTAATAATTTCTTGGGTCACTAATTCGCTAGAGTTAACTAGTTTTTGCTCTAAATAATCAATCGCCAAACTAATTTCACTCCAACCTAAAGCTTTTACTAAATCTAGCTTCAGACTTACAGGAGTTGGATCTGCTTGTAGTGCTGCAAATAAGGCAGTGGTTGCTGCTTTTTGCTTCATTCTCCCCAATGACACTGCTGCTTGACGGCATACTTCCAGGTTTAAATCGTAGAGCAAAGGTTGTAGATGAGTAATTAAGTTTAAATCATGGCAGAGATCGGGGCGAAATCCTAAGGCGATCGCTGCTTCTTTTCTGACATTACTAGAAGTATCTTGAAGTGCTGCAATCAATATGGGAGGGACACGGGGATCGTGAAAACTTCCCAAAGCTCTAATCGCAATACTGCGTAGTTCTGATTCTGGAGCAGTGGCAACTTTGAGTAAAGGTTCTATAGTTTCAGAGGTGCGAATATAAGATAGGGATTGAACCGCTAAGAAACGATATTCTGGTTGAGCCAATAACTTTACCAGAGCATCAATGGCACTATTACCAATTCTGCTGAGGGTTTTACCTGCCATGACGATTAGTTCTTCATCAGAGGTTTGCTGGAGCAGTTCGACCAAAGTAAGAACCACAGTTTCACTTTTAAATTGTCCTAAGATCTGACAAATAAACCAGCGTACCTCAGCTTCAACATTTTCGTCTTTTACTAAAGTAGTTAGAGGTGGAATGATATTTTCCCCAAACAGTGGTAGGAACTTAGTAATCTCCCATTTGTGCTGAAAGTCGGCTTGGATTAGCATAGTTACTGCTAGATCGAATGCTACTTGCCAGTTTTTCCAATTCAGAACCAACAATTTGACCTGATCGTCAGTTTTAGTCTGAGGCAACAGCCTCAGGGAATTAATAACTTGCAACCAATCTTTCTGTTTTACTGCCGTCAATCCTAGATTGAGGATCTCTTTGATCGAAGATGGTAATTGATCCGGTACTGTTTCTGGTTTAATATAGGTCACGCGATCGCTACTCTCATATTTCAATTAATCTTTAATAACTGATGTTACGCACTAATTAATTTGTTGAGGATGGTTGAGGGTTAAGAGTTAAAGGGAACATTGTTCTGTTTTTATCGATAATTCAAA
This genomic window contains:
- the tilS gene encoding tRNA lysidine(34) synthetase TilS, translating into MSQIYWTQLHSRLHQTLRQRSLLPKKARVLIAVSGGQDSLCLGKLLLDLRSKWDWQLAIAHCDHQWSTDMGIAARVSEVAETWQLPFFLKIANVVRETEAAARKWRYQALIEIAEEKDFQYIVTGHTKSDRAETLLYNLIRGAGADGLAALDWKRPLTKKIKLVRPILNVYRRETLEFCHQFDLPIWFDVVNENHKYARNRIRQNLIPYLQNNFNPQVENSLAQTAEILRADVEYLEATAQQLLQKVRVDKSDRLNRLELSKSPLAIQRRVIRQFLPLVISQQPNFEQIEAVVNLIPAPNKSRTSTLPGGAIAEVAGEWIMFTNGH
- a CDS encoding peptidylprolyl isomerase, whose protein sequence is MTTLPIITQPIDDLVVSENGANTTIDLFQHFDDPQTTGQIARFELADSSLGGGVTNVLLFDQAGAGAPATVANFLNYVNDGDYVNSIIHRSIPGFVVQGGGFTFEELIVESISADPPVVNEFSADRSNLRGTIAMAKLGEDPNSATNQWFFNLADNSANLDSQNGGFTVFGELLSEEDLAPLDAIANLPVYNASNVQPAFTDLPLIVEDPTNPIVNNDDNLVRYSDISVIQLDELEFEILSNSNPDLVNVTINEGELVLDYAPNQSGTAEITLQATDLLGDAVEDTFLVTVEEII
- a CDS encoding HEAT repeat domain-containing protein, which translates into the protein MKYESSDRVTYIKPETVPDQLPSSIKEILNLGLTAVKQKDWLQVINSLRLLPQTKTDDQVKLLVLNWKNWQVAFDLAVTMLIQADFQHKWEITKFLPLFGENIIPPLTTLVKDENVEAEVRWFICQILGQFKSETVVLTLVELLQQTSDEELIVMAGKTLSRIGNSAIDALVKLLAQPEYRFLAVQSLSYIRTSETIEPLLKVATAPESELRSIAIRALGSFHDPRVPPILIAALQDTSSNVRKEAAIALGFRPDLCHDLNLITHLQPLLYDLNLEVCRQAAVSLGRMKQKAATTALFAALQADPTPVSLKLDLVKALGWSEISLAIDYLEQKLVNSSELVTQEIITVLGRINSQKLKHQATQVLINFWQDKNHQVFPPQIRQAIATSLGELGCQCAQQTLAQLAQDEDRKVQLHALSALKKLPC